The proteins below are encoded in one region of Saccopteryx leptura isolate mSacLep1 chromosome 1, mSacLep1_pri_phased_curated, whole genome shotgun sequence:
- the EID3 gene encoding EP300-interacting inhibitor of differentiation 3, whose product MTDEKDYPREGEEKGEELVARPLTGTACSVKLAEGQEEPMKVEVEVGDDDCSDDLDCGGAPIDLNLLGLEADEEKCRDIRRQYRQLIYNVQQNREDIVNTASDSLTEALEEANVLFDAVSRTREAALDAQFLVLASDLGKEKAKQLNSDMSLFNPVAFCDFLFIFVGLNWMEDAERGELSGCDDNTALSFWEAVQKEATSWILQAETFHFIFGSFKSESSASKRRPEHHKKALKMRENRDMPTKLRKLDLGNNQEGTEKEVERILGLLQTYFQKYPDTPVSYFEFVIDPNSFSRTVENIFYVSFIIRDGFARISFDQDRLPILEPINTDQDDEENDPSFLGRKQGVISLSLQDWKNIVATFEISEPMISNS is encoded by the coding sequence ATGACTGATGAAAAAGATTACCCGCGGGAAGgcgaagagaaaggagaggaactGGTGGCACGTCCCCTCACCGGTACTGCGTGCTCTGTGAAACTGGCAGAGGGGCAGGAAGAACCCATGAAGGTAGAAGTGGAGGTGGGGGATGACGACTGCTCCGACGACCTGGACTGTGGGGGGGCCCCCATAGACCTGAATCTGCTAGGGCTGGAGGCTGACGAGGAGAAGTGCCGGGATATCCGCAGGCAGTACCGCCAGCTCATCTATAACGTCCAGCAGAACCGGGAAGACATTGTGAACACGGCCAGTGACTCGTTAACCGAGGCTCTAGAGGAAGCCAATGTCCTGTTTGATGCAGTGAGCCGAACAAGAGAAGCCGCTCTTGATGCCCAGTTTCTTGTTTTGGCTTCTGATTTGggtaaagaaaaagcaaagcagCTAAACTCTGATATGAGCTTGTTTAACCCAGTTGCATTTTgtgactttctgtttatttttgtgggtCTAAACTGGATGGAAGATGCTGAACGTGGTGAGTTGAGTGGTTGTGATGATAATACAGCTCTTTCCTTCTGGGAGGCAGTACAGAAGGAAGCAACATCCTGGATATTGCAAGCTGAaaccttccattttatttttggttcatTCAAATCAGAGTCTTCTGCGTCAAAGCGCCGACCTGAACACCATAAAAAAGCtcttaaaatgagagaaaatagggATATGCCTACAAAGCTGAGGAAGCTGGACCTGGGTAATAATCAAGAAGGGACAgaaaaggaagtagaaagaatCTTGGGATTGTTGCAAACGTACTTTCAAAAGTATCCTGATACTCCTGTGTCCTATTTTGAGTTTGTGATTGATCCAAATTCTTTTTCTCGTACTGTGGAGaatattttctatgtttcttTCATTATAAGAGATGGTTTTGCAAGAATAAGTTTTGACCAAGACAGGCTGCCAATATTAGAACCAATTAATACTGACCAAGATGATGAAGAAAATGATCCCAGTTTCCTTGGCAGGAAACAAGGAGTTATATCTTTGAGTTTACAGGACTGGAAAAATATTGTGGCGACTTTTGAAATTTCAGAGCCTATGATCTCAAactcctaa